Proteins from one Primulina huaijiensis isolate GDHJ02 chromosome 18, ASM1229523v2, whole genome shotgun sequence genomic window:
- the LOC140964985 gene encoding uncharacterized protein yields MGDCRNEEDEDGGERICCYFHPREMVIGVCSFCLQERLTAVASDQKRSKQHFHHTFCILKKVFALTRFVNQVENLKQRKKSDDSDASSSSLCSQEDSFISIKFEANGVASWDKDKIPKIPLNLQCDKSWGDGNVNKVQKKTVSEHLKPRGMLRWRRRVGRFFNLFRWNKSKKENRCKRRKVRGSKARLGWIRCLRKRRTNE; encoded by the exons ATGGGTGATTGCAGAAACGAAGAAGACGAAGATGGCGGCGAGAGAATCTGCTGCTATTTTCACCCGAGGGAGATGGTGATCGGAGTCTGCTCCTTCTGCTTGCAGGAGAGGCTCACCGCCGTAGCCTCCGATCAGAAGAGATCGAAGCAACATTTTCACCACACTTTCTGCATTCTAAAGAAGGTTTTCGCGCTCACGAGATTCGTCAATCAGGTGGAGAATTTAAAGCAGCGGAAGAAATCCGACGACTCCGatgcatcttcttcttctctctgCAGCCAAGAAG ACTCTTTCATATCCATCAAGTTTGAAGCCAATGGTGTGGCCTCATGGGACAAAGATAAAATCCCCAAAATACCCCTCAATCTACAATGTGACAAATCTTGGGGTGATGGAAATGTGAACAAGGTCCAGAAGAAGACTGTGTCGGAGCACTTAAAGCCACGTGGAATGCTGAGGTGGCGAAGACGGGTTGGTCGGTTCTTCAATCTTTTTAGATGGAACAAGTCCAAGAAAGAAAATAGATGCAAGAGAAGAAAGGTACGAGGATCAAAAGCAAGATTGGGATGGATAAGATGCCTAAGAAAAAGGAGGACCAATGAGTAA